The following is a genomic window from Rhodoferax sp. PAMC 29310.
TTGAGTCGGCTGGGCGCTCATCGGGCAATGCTTCGGTGCCGCGCTAAGTCACGGCTGGTGCCAGAGAAGAAATAATATGGAAAATAAGACGCCAGCCCCCGTTCAATCTGCGCAGAATGCTCCTAAAAGTGTAGTGGTTGGCTTGCTGCTGGCCAGCTTTGGTGCCATTGCGTTCAGTGGCAAGGCGATCATCGTCAAGCTGGCCTACCGCTATGGGGTGGATGCGGTCACGCTCATCATGTACCGCATGCTGTTTGCCTTGCCCATCTTCACCGTCATGGCTTGGTGGTCCAGTCGCGGCAAGCCGCCGCTCACCCGGCGGGATTGGTGGGGCGTGCTGGGGCTGGGGCTAACCGGCTATTACCTAGCGAGTTTTCTGGATTTTGTGGGCTTGGCCTACATTAGCGCTTCGCTGGAGCGGCTCATTCTGTACCTGAACCCCACACTGGTGCTCCTGCTGGGGCTGGTGCTTTACAAACGAAAAATTACCCGGCTGCAGGCGCTGGGCATGGGCATCAGCTATGGCGGGGTGATGCTGGTGTTTGGGCATGAGATCAATTTGCAGGGCGCGGACGCTGCGCTGGGCGCCTTGTTGGTGTTTTTAAGCGCGATCAGTTACGCGGTTTACCTCAGTTTCAGTGGCGAGATGGTGAAGCGACTGGGCTCGTTGCGCCTGGTCGGGCTGGCGACCAGCGTGGCTTGTCTGCTTTGTATCGGGCAGTTTTTATTTCTGCGGCCTTTGAGCGCGGCAATGGTCGCGCCCGAGGTGATCTGGCTCTCGGTGTTGAACGCCACCTTGTGCACTGCCGTGCCGGTGCTGGCAGTCATGATGGCGATTGAGCGCATTGGCGCCAGCCTGGCGGCCCAGACCGGAATGATTGGCCCCATGTCCACCATCCTGCTTGGCGTGGTGTTGCTGGGTGAGCCCTTCACCGCGTGGGTGGCGGCAGGTTCTGCGCTGGTGATTACCGGTATTTTTGTGTTCTCACGCAGCGGTCGCTCCCGCTGACCTGTTGGCAGCGAGGGCTTGTCTTCACCACTATCATGGGCATCACTTTTTAACGAGCAAGGTCATCAGAATGGATTTAGGTATTGCAGGCAAGTGGGCGTTGGTGTGTGGCGCCAGCAAGGGACTCGGATTTGGCTGCGCCCAGGCGCTGGTACGCGAAGGCGTGAACGTGCTCATCGTTGCCCGGGGGGCTGAGGTGCTGGAAGCAGCTGCTGCGCAATTGATAGCATCTGGTGAAGGAACAACGGGCGCGAGCGTTCAATTTGTTGTCGCAGACATCACCACGGTTGAAGGTCGCGCGGCCGTGTTTGCGATTCGGCGTGAATTTGACATCGTGGTGACCAATGCCGGCGGCCCGCCCACGGGAGATTTTCGTGACTGGGACCGGGAGGCCTGGATCAAAGCGGTGGACGCCAACATGCTGACCCCGATTGAACTGATCAAGGCAACCGTGGACGGCATGGCCGAGCGGGGGTTCGGGCGCATCATCAACATCACCTCCAGTGCGGTCAAAGCGCCGATTGACATTTTGGGCCTCTCCAATGGTGCCCGCAGTGGTCTGACCGGCTTTGTGGCCGGCGTGGCCCGCAGCCCGCTGGCGGCCAAGGGTGTGACGATGAACAATTTGTTGCCGGGCGCCTTTGACACCGACCGGCTCAAAGGCACGCTGCAAGGCGCGGCTCAAAAAACGGGCAAGTCATTGGACGCGGTCATGGACGCCCGGCGCCAGACCATTCCGGCGCGCCGCTTTGGCACGGTGGAAGAGTTCGGTGCTATCTGTGCATTCTTGTGCAGCCAGCAGGCCGCGTACATCAACGGCCAAAACGTGTTGGCCGACGGCGGCGCCTTCGCAGGCACCTTTTAACCCCGCTTAACGGCGAGAAGACACCACGATGCCGCCTGCGATCATGATGAAGGCGAGCACGTGGTAGGTCTGCGGTGTTTCCCCCAGAAAGACCGTTGAAAGCAACGCCGTGAACAAGGGGGTGAGGTTGATGAAAAACCCGGCTGCAGCGGGGCCTGCCCGCCCCACACCGGCGCCCCAGGCGCGGTAGGCAATCACAGCGGGGCCCACGGCGATGAACACCAGGGCGGCGCCCAGTGGCCAGCTCCACTGAAAATGCCCTTTGCCCAGCGCCCATTCCCCCCCGGAACTCAAGGCCGACCAGACCAGTCCAAAGGCAATCTGGCCCAACAAAAAAGCAGACCAGTTTTGCCGCAGTGAGGCGGGCTCGGTGGTGGGTCGAGCCAGCATCCAGCTGTAGGTGGCCCAGGCGGCAGAGGCCATGAGCACGTAAACGTCTCCAGGTACCAAGCGCACTTGCTGCAATACTTGAAGCTCGCCCCGGCTCAAGACCAGCAACACGCCGATGATGGACATGGCCGCACCAACGAGTTGTCGTCGCGACACTTTGACACCATAGAACAGCCGCCCGATCAGCAGCATCCAGATGGGGGTGCTGGAGCCCACCAGCGTCACATTGATGGGGGCCGAGGTATTCAGAGCCAGGTAGAGCAGGGCGTTGTACGCGCCCACGCTGAGCAAACCCAGCATGGCAAAGCGCCGCCAATTCGGCCACAACAGGCTGTCGCGCCGCAGCACGTTGCCTGCCAGAGGCAGCAGAATCGCAAAGGCCAGCGCCCAGCGCAGCAGGTTCAGTGTCATGGGCGACACCATCTCGCTGATCAGTCGGCCAACTACGGCATTGCCCGCCCACATCAGGGGCGGAATGCTCAACAACAGGGCGGCGGTGGGGGTTAATCTGGCTTGCAAACCGGGGGTAACTCACTCAACATGGTCTCAAACGCCGCCAATGGGGTGGGTTTTCCGAACAAATAGCCTTGGTACATATTGCAACCGTGCAGTGCCAAAAATTCCTGCTGGGCTTGGGTTTCGACGCCCTCGGCAATCACCTCCAACCCCAGATTGCGGGCCATTCCGATGATGGTTTGCACGATCACGCCATCAGTGTCCTTGATGCCGATGTTGCGTACAAAAGACTGGTCAATTTTCAGTTGGTCCAGGGGCAAGCGGGTGAGGTAGGCCAGCGAGGAGTGGCCAGTGCCGAAGTCATCCACCGAAAACTGCACGCCGAGCGCCTTGAGTTCGGTCATCTTCAAAATGGTGCCCTCAATGTTTTCCAATACCAGCGACTCGGTCAACTCCAGCTTGAGCGCCTGCGGGGACACGCCGGTTTCCTGAAGAATGGCGCTCACCTCTTCTACAAATGACGGTTGCATGAACTGGCGCGCGCTGACGTTGACCGACAGCAACAAGTGCTGGCGTTCGGGGTCGTTATGCCACACCGCAAGTTGTTGGCAGGCCATGCGAAGCACCCAGTGCCCGATGGGCAGAATCAGCTCACTCTCTTCGGCCACAGGAATGAACTCGCCGGGGGATACCAAGCCCCTTTGAGGGTGATGCCAGCGAATCAACACCTCGGCACCCACCACATGTCCAAACAACTGGTGCTGGGACTGGTAGTACAACTGAAATTGACCGTCTGCCAAGGCCACGCGCAAATCACTCTCCATGTCGGCGCGCGCGTTGATGTCCGCCTGCATTTTGGGGTCGAAAAAGCACAGCGCGTTGCGGCCTTTGGCCTTGACCTGGTACATCGCAATGTCGGCTTGCTTGAGCACTTCAGTGGGAGTTTGCGCTTCGCTGCCAAAAACTGTGGCGCCAATGCTGGGCGTGCTCAGGTAATTATGTCCTTGAAGCTGGTAAGGCTCATTCAGGCAGGCCAGCAGTTTGTTGCCTACCCGGCGCGCTACGGCCACCGCGCGGTGATCGTCACTTTTGAGGTCGCTCAACATCACCACAAATTCGTCGCCGCCCAGTCGGGCCACAGTGTCTTTGTTGCGTACGGTGGCGGACAGGCGCTGTGCAACCTGTCGCAGCAGTTCATCGCCCACGTCATGGCCCAACGTGTCATTGAGGGTTTTGAAACGGTCCAGGTCCAAAAACAGGAGGGCGCCCAATTGACCGCTCCGGGCATTGGCATCAAAGGTCTTCTGCAGCCGGTCCATCAGCAGGCGCCGGTTGGGCAAGCCGGTGAGGTGGTCAAAGAACGCAAGCTGCTCCACCTCCGCTTTGGATTCCGCCAGTCGCCGGCGGGCCTCTCCCAGTCGGGCCAGGTAGTTGATGGCGAAGGCGCAGGCCGCCAAAGTCATCAGCACAAAAATCAATGCGGTGCCCAAAATGAAATTGCGCTGGATGCGCCAGCTTTGCAGCGCGGCCTCAATTGGCAGGCTGGCGGCTACGGCGATGCCTCGGTACAAAATAGGGCGAGTCACCACGATGGCAGGTTTACCGCTCAAACGGGCGGCCATGCGCATGGGTTGCCCGTCTGGTTCGGGTCGTGCCAGTGGTGATGACTTCACAGGGCGGGTGCCGCTGGTTTGAACCGGCATGCTGACCAGCAACTCTCCGCTGGTTCTCTCCAACGTCACCTCCAGGCCTGGCATGTCGACGCCCTGGACGATGATGTTGGTCAACAGCGACAAA
Proteins encoded in this region:
- a CDS encoding DMT family transporter codes for the protein MENKTPAPVQSAQNAPKSVVVGLLLASFGAIAFSGKAIIVKLAYRYGVDAVTLIMYRMLFALPIFTVMAWWSSRGKPPLTRRDWWGVLGLGLTGYYLASFLDFVGLAYISASLERLILYLNPTLVLLLGLVLYKRKITRLQALGMGISYGGVMLVFGHEINLQGADAALGALLVFLSAISYAVYLSFSGEMVKRLGSLRLVGLATSVACLLCIGQFLFLRPLSAAMVAPEVIWLSVLNATLCTAVPVLAVMMAIERIGASLAAQTGMIGPMSTILLGVVLLGEPFTAWVAAGSALVITGIFVFSRSGRSR
- a CDS encoding SDR family oxidoreductase, which codes for MDLGIAGKWALVCGASKGLGFGCAQALVREGVNVLIVARGAEVLEAAAAQLIASGEGTTGASVQFVVADITTVEGRAAVFAIRREFDIVVTNAGGPPTGDFRDWDREAWIKAVDANMLTPIELIKATVDGMAERGFGRIINITSSAVKAPIDILGLSNGARSGLTGFVAGVARSPLAAKGVTMNNLLPGAFDTDRLKGTLQGAAQKTGKSLDAVMDARRQTIPARRFGTVEEFGAICAFLCSQQAAYINGQNVLADGGAFAGTF
- a CDS encoding DMT family transporter → MQARLTPTAALLLSIPPLMWAGNAVVGRLISEMVSPMTLNLLRWALAFAILLPLAGNVLRRDSLLWPNWRRFAMLGLLSVGAYNALLYLALNTSAPINVTLVGSSTPIWMLLIGRLFYGVKVSRRQLVGAAMSIIGVLLVLSRGELQVLQQVRLVPGDVYVLMASAAWATYSWMLARPTTEPASLRQNWSAFLLGQIAFGLVWSALSSGGEWALGKGHFQWSWPLGAALVFIAVGPAVIAYRAWGAGVGRAGPAAAGFFINLTPLFTALLSTVFLGETPQTYHVLAFIMIAGGIVVSSRR
- a CDS encoding bifunctional diguanylate cyclase/phosphodiesterase, yielding MKWQKPGRVTAIILGSTAVFVLMIVVTATSLFVSTRRDDLSSNESQVVRFTNGASMTLNRSLLGVDVLLASLDEILGLSGSMVDWIDLTTASVSMTRTAQQNMLLRSMSLLDAKGKILATSDPSGKLLQLNLPAGFLDDVVAQPVSTLRISAPSVSFSSAESVFYLARYIHLADTSLVVAVAEVPLSLLTNIIVQGVDMPGLEVTLERTSGELLVSMPVQTSGTRPVKSSPLARPEPDGQPMRMAARLSGKPAIVVTRPILYRGIAVAASLPIEAALQSWRIQRNFILGTALIFVLMTLAACAFAINYLARLGEARRRLAESKAEVEQLAFFDHLTGLPNRRLLMDRLQKTFDANARSGQLGALLFLDLDRFKTLNDTLGHDVGDELLRQVAQRLSATVRNKDTVARLGGDEFVVMLSDLKSDDHRAVAVARRVGNKLLACLNEPYQLQGHNYLSTPSIGATVFGSEAQTPTEVLKQADIAMYQVKAKGRNALCFFDPKMQADINARADMESDLRVALADGQFQLYYQSQHQLFGHVVGAEVLIRWHHPQRGLVSPGEFIPVAEESELILPIGHWVLRMACQQLAVWHNDPERQHLLLSVNVSARQFMQPSFVEEVSAILQETGVSPQALKLELTESLVLENIEGTILKMTELKALGVQFSVDDFGTGHSSLAYLTRLPLDQLKIDQSFVRNIGIKDTDGVIVQTIIGMARNLGLEVIAEGVETQAQQEFLALHGCNMYQGYLFGKPTPLAAFETMLSELPPVCKPD